Genomic segment of Methanolobus mangrovi:
TAACATCAGCTTTCTTGATTCGATGTTAGAGAGACACCATTAATCCTCATTTTCAAGCTTCACTTGAAGGACACAGTTCGTTCACAACACAAACCCCACACTTCGGTCTCCGTGCGATACACACATTCCTTCCGTGGAGTATCAGTGTCATGGAAAGGTTCTCAAGGTCTTTCTTTTCTGCAAGGCTCATCAGGTCGATCTCTATCTTTTTAGGGTCACTGTTCCGGGTAAAGCCAAGTTTCTGTGAAAGCCGGGTTACGTGTGTATCCACTGCAATGCCTTCAATGATGTCAAATCCCCTTGCCAGAACTATATTGGCCGTTTTTCTTCCCACGCCTGGCAGTTTAAGCAGATCTTCCATGGTGTTTGGAACTTTTCCATCGAATTCGGTGAGGATGAGCTGTGCACTTCCGATGATGTGCTTTGCTTTCTGGTGATAGAAACCTGTGGTGTAGATATCCTTTCCAAGTTCATCCAGACTTGCATTGGCAAAATCCTCTACGCTGGGATACTTTTTGAACAGTACCTGTGTGACCTTGTTAACCTGTTTATCAGTACACTGGGCAGAAAGGATTGTTGCAACCATCAGTTCCAGGGGATTATTAAAATGAAGCATGGGCTCAGCATTGGGATACTCATCCTGCAGCATCTCAAAAATTAGGTTGAAATTTTCTCTGTTATCAGGTGCCGGGGATTGCATGGTCATGGGAAAAGATATGGTATGATACCTTTTATGTCTATTCAGTACCCCATCATTTCGACTAGAACTTAAAATAATAACAAGTATAATAAAAAAAGAAGAAAAAGATACGGGTTTAGAGCCCGTACATTTCAATGTTCTTGTCAGCGAGTGCCTGGATCTTAGCGATCTCTTCAGCTCCGCCTTCCATCTTGAAGAGGTGGCTGAAACGACGCTGCATCTTGAGATAGTCTTCAACAGGCCTAACGTTCTTTCCAATCTTCCTTACCTTGGTAACTTCGCCTTCTTCAACTTCGTACAGTGGCCAGAGACCTGTCTGTACAGCCATTTTGGCTACCTCTACGGTCTTGGAAGTGTCGAATCCCCATCCTGTTGTACATGGAGCATGTGCGTGAATATAGGTTGGACCTTCGATGTCTACGGCCTTCTTCACCTTATTGATCATGTCCTTTGGATATCCGATGGATGTGGTTGCGACATATGGTGCACCGTGTGCTACCATAATAGCAGGCATGTTCTTCTTTGGTCTGTCGTTACCGAAGGAAACCTTTCCAGCAGGGCTTGTTGTGGTTGATGCGTTGTATGGTGTTGCACCACTTCTCTGAACACCGGTGTTCATGTAAGCCTCATTGTCGATACAGACGTAAGTGAGGTCGTGACCTCTCTCAAAGGCTCCGGAAATGGAACGCATACCTATGTCAAGTGTTGCACCGTCTCCACCCATCACAAGTACCTTGGTGTTCTGTTTCTTGCCAAGGGCCTTCAGGGCAGCCTCAACACCAGACCCAACAGCAGCTGCATTCTCGAAAAGTGAGTGTACCCATGGTACATCCCATGCAGTTTCAGGGAACGGGGTGGTCATAACTTCAAGACATCCGGTAGGATTGATAACTATACAGTCCTCTCCGGCGCCCATAAGTGCGAACTTTGCAGCCATTGCGTCACAGCAACCTGCACATCCTCTGTGTCCCGGGGCTAACAATGATTTCATATTAGTTCCTCCTTCAGGTCGGTAAACTGGCTCTCGATCTTGATACCTGTCTTCATGACTTCCTGTGCCTCATCGACAATCTTCTCGATAAGGTCTACCTTGATGTCACGTCCGCCGTGGCCGATCATATAGCCGACAATAGGTACGTCGAGTTTGGTATTGTAAAGGGAAGACTTTGTTTCTGTGAAAAGTGCGCCTTCATTCAGTCCAAGTGAAATGTTCTTGTCAAGTACGACAACGACCTTTGCATCCTTCAGAGCGTTCCTGATAGCTTCTGCAGGGAATGGCCTGAAGGACCTGACCTTCAAAAGACCGACTTTTACATTCCTGTCCCTGAGTTTATCAATGACGTCCTTAATGGTTCCGATAATGGATCCCATTGCCATGATGATGACTTCTGCATCATCTGTTCGATACTCGTCAATAAGTCCTCCGTAGTATCTTCCGTATACGTCGTAGAATTCATTAGCTACATCCTCTATTTTCTTAAGAGATTTTTGCATTGCCTGTTCCTGCAGGTATCTGAATTCAGTGTAGTAGTTAGGATCTGCAAATGCACCGAAACTCATTGGGTTCTTAGGGTCAAGAACAAAGTCCGGTTCAAATGCAGGCAGGAATTCATCTGTTAAGTCCTGTTCAAGAAGTACAACAGGTTCGTAAACGTGTGACAGGATAAAACCGTCCATACAGACCATTGAAGGCATAAGGATGTCCTTGTCCTCTGAGATCTTGTATGCCTGTGCGGTCATATCTGAGATTTCCTGTGTGTTCTCTGCGTAGAGCTGTAACCAACCGGTGTCTCTCTGGGAAATTGCATCCTGGTGGTCGTTCCATATGCTGATAGGAGCACTGACAGCCCTGTTTGCAATGGTCATCACAACAGGCAGTCTCATACCGGAGATGTTGAACAGTACCTCATGCATGAGTTCAAGACCCTGTGATGTTGTAGCTGAGTAACACCTTGCACCAGCAGCTGAAGCACCGACCAGTGCTGAGAGTGCTGAGAACTCGGATTCTACATTGATGTATTCACAGTTTGGTATTTCACCATCTGCCATGAATTGTGAGAGATCTTCAACTATGTGGGTCTGTGGTGTGATAGGGTATGCTGAAATTACATTTGGTCTGCAGACCTTAGCAGCATGTGCAACAGCATATGATCCTTCGACAACAACCATCTTTTTCTTGTCAAGTTTGTTTTCAGGTGCCATTTATTTCTCCTCCAGAACCATGGTAATTGCATCCTTTGGACATTCGTTCGCACAGATTCCGCATCCTTTGCAGAAATCATAGTCGAACTCGAAGAATCCGTCATCCCTTGGGTTTATTGAACTGTCAGGACACAGAAGTTCACACAACTTGCATTTAATGCATTTCTCGTAGTCGTAAACTGGCTTGAAAGTTCTCCATCCACCTGTCTTGTTGACTCTGGTGGTACCTGCTTCACAGACTCCTCCGGGAAGAATTTTCATTTCTTAGCCTCCTTCATCATGTTGTATGCTTCCTGGATAGCTTCAGCGTTCCTGTCTCCGACCTTGCCAGGGAATCTTTCCTTGACAGCTTCTTTGATGGATTCAGGTTCTATCTCGCCTGTTGCACCTGCAAAGGCACCCAGAAGTACAGTGTTAACAATAGGTCTGCCGATGATGTCCAGTGCGATCTTTGTTGCATTCACTGTCATTATCTTTGCCTTTGTGTCAATGTCGAACGTGTCAGCATCGAAGTCACTGTTGATAATTAGTATTCCGTCCTCTTTGAGACCACTTGCAACATCTACAACCTCAAGGAGTGTTGGATCCTGTACAATAACATAGTCAGGTTCGTAGATCTGGCTTCTAAGCCTGATGGGTTCGTTATTGATCCTGGTGAATGCCTGGACCGGTGCACCCCTTCTTTCCACTCCGAATGCAGGGAAAGCCTGACTGTATTTCCCGTCTGCAAAAGCAGCAACAGCCAAAAGTTCAGCGGCTGTGACAGAGCCCTGGCCACCCCGGCCGTGTATTCGTATTTCTTTCATCTAGAATTCTCCATAAACCATGTGTAATAATAGATATAACAATTTATTCCGATATTCGATCAAACGTTTTTATTCGGGTAACATTGCGCATGTATAGTGTCGAACTTGATGCCGAAAAAGCATGAGATTTTTCGTCAACTGACGTTAAATGCAATGTTTAATTGTGTAGAATCGATTAATTACTATTTAGTCTTTCGGTAATTTACACCGTTACTTTTCTACATAATAATATTTTTCAGAGAATCAATGCGAATGGTGCAGATCATAAAAAGAATCATTCGACATGCTTGCACATTTCATCAAGACTTTGAAGTATTTCTTCAATGTTCGCTGCAGTATCAATGCTCTTCCGTATATGCCTGCCATTTCTCATCCCGCGGGTGAACCATTGAGCTTGCGCTTTTATGTGCACAGTATGCATCAGTTCATACTCTTCCAGAAGGCCAAAATATTCCCGAATATCTGCAACCCTCTGACTGCATTCTTCATATTCGAGCATTTCACCTGTTCCAAGATAGTGAGATATCCTTTTGAAAAGGAAAGGATTGCCCATTGCAGCCCTTCCGATCATGATGGCGTCACAATCTGTATATTCCAGCGTCTGCTGTGCTGAGATCTCGTCCATTATGTCGCCATTGGCTATTACCGGAATACTGAGTTCCTGTTTGATCTTTCGAACATAGTCATGGTCTGCTTTTCCTGAGTACTGCTGTTGCCTTGTCCTTCCATGAACAGTTATTGCCGTGGCTCCGGCACTCTCTATCAGGTGTGCTATCTCCAGGGTCTTATCCATATCCGGAAGAATACGTATCTTGGCAGTGACAGGGGTAGATAGGTTATCTGAGAGTTCTTTTACAATCTCATGAATTAGCTCGGGTGATTTGAGAAGAGCCGATCCACAGCCATCCTTTGTCAGGAGTTTTGCAGGACAGCCAAAATTAACATCAATTATCTCCGGACGATATACCTCTTCGATCCTGAGTGCTGCAGTTGTCATTATTTCCGGGGAATTCCCGAATATCTGTATCCCAAGAGGTCTTTCATCCTCACAGCTTATCCCGCGATTGATGGTTTTTTTATTTTCGTATATGACAGCGTCTGCACTTATCATTTCTGAATAAGTAAGAGAAGCTCCGTACTGCCTGCACATCAGGCGAAACGGCAGGTTAGTCACGTTGGACATGGGAGCGAGCAGGATGTTACCGGGGATTTTAAGATCTGCAATCTTCATGTTGATCTATGTTGCTGGTGGTGTTGAGATTCCAATGCCAGCTAATTGTTGTAAATTTAATATGTAATCGGAAGTGTTCTATCAAAGGGTATACTAATATATATGTAGGATGTATGGAAAAATCTATTGAAATAACTCTTATTCACATAATTTTACAAAATTAACAGGTTCATCTATGACAAAGATCTTAGCTTTTGTAGGAATGCCAGCTTCAGGCAAATCAGAGGCATCATCGGTTCTGCGCCGGAAGGGTATTACAGTCATCAACATGGGTGATGTGATCAGGGAAGAAGTTGTCCGCAGGGGACTGGAACCCACAGATGCAAACACTGGCGGAGTAGGTACCGACCTGCGCGAAAAGGAAGGTACGGATGCCGTTGCAATACGTTGTATACCAAAGATAAAGGCTGCAAATGAAGATTTTATCGGTATTGACGGTGTACGCAGTGTTGCCGAGGTGGAGCGTTTCAAAGAGGCATTCGGAGATGATTTTACTCTGGTATCAGTTGATTCTCCAATCGAATTGAGATTTGCACGTGTCCTGGCCCGCAAGAGAAGCGATGACATGCAGGATATCAGTGCCCTGAAGATCAGGGATGAACGTGAACTTGGCTGGGGTATGGGCGAGGCAATGGAGATCGCTGATATTGTTGTTGATAATGAGGGCACCCTCGAAGAGTTCAGGGAAAAGATAATAGGACTTCTGGATTAGGTATCATGATACATGTTGAAATTTACGCGGATGTAAATCCGACAGAAAGCAGGGATAAAGTACACTCTGCACTCAGCCAGATATTTCCTGACACTGAATTTGAATTTGAGGAACTTTCACAGCACAGTGGAAGATTCTCTGCTAAGAGTGATATCTACGCTCTGAAACATCTTCACTACCTTATCAGGGAAGAGGAGATTATAGACACCTCCCGCACAAGGCTGAATGTGGGATTGTCAGAAGATGAGATGTCTACTTCTTTTATTATCAGTAAGCAGGTTGCCACAGTTGGTCGCCTGAACTATCCTGCACAGGAAGAAACCCTCGGTTCTATCAATATCACTGTGAGAGCTGATTCAGTGGAAGAATTCGAAAGATTCTACGACTGGCTGACCCCACCAACCGAGGATGGGGTTCCTGATTTTGAAAATGATATAAAGGATGTTTAAGATGAATATCAGGAACCTGAGTTACTCATCACGTGCAGCCGTTGAAGACCCATTCAACTGGGCTTACAGCCTTGAGGATATGGGTTATACCGGCTGGGAAATAGTCCAGGAAGGCTCACAGTGCCTTAATGATGAGAATCTGGCACAGGTTCGTGATATACTTGAAACAACCGACCTTACTCTTACAATGCACCTGCCGTTCTCGGATATGAATATGGCAGGTCTTAACAGCGGCATACACAATGAAGTGATGCGCCAGATGAAGTATTATCTGGAAATGGCATCAGGTCTTGTAGAACTGGCGGTGCTGCATCCGGGTTATCTTTCCCCTTACGGCGGTCAGGTTCCTGAAAAAGCCTGGCAGGTGAATATCGAATCCATCCAGCAACTCTGCGATTTTGCAGTAGACAGAGGCATTCTCATTGCTGTTGAGAACATGCCGGAGATTCCCAAGATATTCGGTAAGGTCCCTGATGAAATGCTGGACATACTAGAACAGGTGGACAGGGATAACGTGGGCATGACCCTTGATGTGGGACACGCCAATACCATGGGACTTGTGGACGAGTTCGTGGACAAATGCTTCGATCACATCAAGCACATGCATATCCATGACAACCACGGAACCCACGATGAGCACCTTCCTCTAGGACAGGGCAGCATCGACTGGAAAAAGCTCATGGGAAGTCTTTCAGGTTACAAAGGCAGGCTCGTTACTGAAATGGGCAGCCTTGATGAAGGCAGGCAGTGTATTGAGTTCCTGAACAACCTCTAGTTCACCGAAAAACAGAAAAGTGTGAACTAATCACAAAACATAAACAAATCTTCTTTTTATTCTTCCAGCCTGCCGTGCCTGCGGTCTATATCATCCATCTGGTCCAGCAGTTTGCGGATGGCCGCCCTTATGGCATCAGCCTGTGTAATGAACTTCTTGTTGTCTCCAACATGTCTGTTAAGGTCATCTAGGAGTTCCTGGGGAATGTCAACACTTACTTTTGGCATGGTTTCACCATTTTAAAAACAAAGATAGATTAATCTAATGAGATTTAACCTTTTATAGAAAAAGAGATTGTAAGATGCGAGCCGGAAGGGAGTTGAACCCCTGGCCTACGGATTAAGAGTCCGTCGCTCTGCCTGGCTAAGCTACCGGCCCGCGTTGTTGTGCTCAGTTGAGCGAGACATCCATACGTACTAGCTTGATATATACGTTTCGGTTAAGGATGTTTGAGAGGGAGCTCAAACATGCTTCACAACACATCTGGTTAGTCCCATAATCTCAACCATATCACTGTTATCGGGGCTCTGCACTATCATTTGCCCTTTTTTGAGGTATGGGATACGCTTCTCAAATTCTTTTTTAACCTTGATTGTAGTGATGGCCGCATCGTTGCTAAGGTTAAGGATGACGCGCGTGTTTATCTGCTTGAAGATTGTGTCATCGATATCCTGTGGGTCCTGTGTTATCAAAAAGAGTCCCAGCCCTTCCTTTCTTCCCTGACGCGCTGCATCTGCGAATTTGGAGATGAGCCGCCTTGAATGTTCACCGCCCGCCTTTGCAAGATAGCGGTGCGCCTCATCAAGTCCCAGAATGATGGGTGTTTCCTTCACAGCAGCCTCGCCGGAAGTGTTCAGTTTGTTATCCACTATAATGCTCATCAAAGTGAGGGTTATGATGTCGCGTATGCGTGAGTTGGTTATGTACTCCGTTGGGAACACACTGACCTGTCCGGGCTTGAATATCTGTCCAAGTATCTCGCTGATCGGCCTTGCGGGCTGGTCGAAGACCCTTGCAAGGGCCCGGTTCTTCACCCTGCGTGCGATACCGTCATAGGATGATTCGTGTATCTTGCCACTCTCCACATAATAGTCCCTTGTGGCATCATCACCAATGAAGTCCATGAAACCACCGTATGTGTGCTGACCGCCCTTCTTGAAGTAATCATCAAGCAAAACATCAACTCCCACATATTGCAGTTCTGTCATGCCCACAGGTGCGATAAGCCATGAATTGTTGCGTACCATCTCAAAAGGTATGGTAAACTCTACCTGTTCAGCCCTTGACCTGCCTGTATATCCCTCACCCTCGACCTTTGCCACAAAGGTCTTGGTGTTCTTGCATGCACCGAAATTGACCTTCTCAGCACTGAACCTGAAGTCATCGTCATCTGTGATGTCTGGGTTATCCTCAAAGATTTGTGAGTACTCATCCTGCGGGTCCATTATCACAAGACAGGGATTTCTCTTCTCTTCGGAGCCGCGAAGGTTGTAACGGTTGTTCTCACTCATGAACTGGCGCAGGATATTCTTAGTAAGGAAGGTCTTTCCAGTACCTGTACTGCCGCAGACAAGCATATGCCTGAATATCAGGGGGTCGCCCATCGAGTAATCATTCCTCAGATAATATGGAACAGTTGGGGGCACCGCATGTGTCCTGACAAGCTCCCCGCCAACGCTCAGGTGCCCAAGGAAAATACCCTCTTCCGGGATATTGAGACCTGTCTGTATCTTTATCTTCTCGGTAACAGGCAGTATGGGAGTGTTAGGGCGTGGTATCCTGTCGCTCATTCTCCTGGAGAGAGTTCCTTCCTTATCCTTTGGTTCATAAAGGATACAAATAGGGTCCAGGTAAGCCAGGAACTTGTAATCCACTTCATCAGTAGTATTGGATTGCAGCATTCTGCGGGAGTGTATCTCTGTGGCATCATCAACCGCAAACTCCTGTAAATACTGGAGCTTCCATATTCTTGCAAAGAGGTCTTCGTCACCATATGGCACCATGACATATGTCCCGAGTCTCACTTTCTGACGGTGGGAAGTTGTAATGTATCCGGTTATCCTTGCCCCGTCTTCTGTAATCTCCAGAGGGTCTATTCCTGTGGTGATTATGCCAAAGGCATCATCAGAAACACCATTTTGCCTGTTTAAGAGAAATGTTATCTCAGGTTCGAATTCCTCAAACAATTCATCTGTTCCATCTCCGGCGACAGAACTCTCACTTTTGAATTCCCCGGTGGTCCTGTCCTTTTCATCGTTCCTGTCTTTTACAAAAGAAAGTATGTCCTCATCTCTCACTGTTCATCCCACCTTGTATCATTATAAGTAGTATCTATTTTTGAATTCCTGAACCTGTCTATGATATGTCTTCTTTCGGACACCGGTATCTTTGCAATCGAATCTGCTTTGGACAGGGTCTTTGGTATTCCGCTTAGTGCCAGGTCGTAGAGCACTTTCCGTGTTATCCGGTTCCTCAGTTCTTCGTTCTTTACCAGTCCGTAAGGGGATTCTATCTTGAAAATTGTGTTGAGCTTCGGGACATATGCCATAAAGAAACAGAGTGCATAGTCTTCGGAATCAAACTTCCCGCTGGCCAGTTCTGCAACCAGGGGAGAAGTGGATTTAAGCATTTTCTCGTAGAACTGGTTTGGCTGTACGAACCAGTTAGTGTAGGTGATATACTTATCAGCCTCTCTTTTCCTGATCCCTGATCTTTCAAGGGACAGTGCATTCTTGAAGAACTGGGCATCCACAAGCCAGGGGAGGTCAAGTTCAGCGTCCTGTTTTTTCAGTGCCAGCATTATCTGCATGTCCTCAGGGTTCTTTACAAATCCCACCAGAGGTTTCATGTTTTCGATGTGATGGTCCATTATGTCAATATAATTCTGGATTATTTTCGTGCTGCTTGGGTCAATGCGTATGTTCACGTCCCCGGAATCAACAACCATCCAATACATGACCCTTTTTGGATAGATGGGACCATCCATTATGAAAAAATCCTCATTTTCAATGCTTTCAAGCATCCAGAGTATATGTTCTGACTCACAAAGATAAAGAGCCACATCATGCAGGATATCCGTGACCTTCTTATTCAGTAAACCGGGCTGAATGCGGATTATCTTTTTCCGCCCTGAACCATTGTCAAATGACTCCCAGTCTTTGCTGGTATTAAGGTATACTTTATTGCTCGCTGTGTAAGCTGCTGCCACTATGGTTCTTTTGCTATGAGTATCAAGGTCAGTGGGAGTACTTGCCATGGCACAGTGGCAGAGATCAACATAAAGGCCGTTATCGAATGTCTTTGCAGTGGTACTTCCACTGTCACATGAGAACGTTTTCGGGAAAGGGTCTTCAGCTTGCATCATCCTGTCAATACTTGCTTTTCCACGCCTGACAGGTCCAATGGATCTCAGAACGATCTTCCCGTCATATTCCAGTTTCCTGAGCCGCTCGAGAATATTCCTTACCTTCTCGGCATCATCACATTCATTATCGTCTTTTTTGAAACAGTTGTCAATGCGGTCAACTATTTCGTGTATCTCTTTTATGTGAATAGGCTCAAGGGTCATGGAGTAGAATAGTATCTGAATGATAATATTATTTTGTATTGAGATCTGTTTATTTTGAATCCTGTCGTCCTGATATTTGCTAAAATCAATTTAATTTTGTATTTCAAATCAGATAAAAACTAAATAAATGCTGGATGAAACTGTTTCAAACATTCAAGTTAAATGAAATTGATTACAGGTAAAGCCTATTTTTCGAAAACTCTTATATACTAACCATAATAAGAACTATGTTACATATATAAAGGTCTTCGGCAGTTAGTTTCCCGAAGTCCTGTTGTTACTTATTTAAGAGGTTGTAGCTATGGAAAGTTATGAAATATTCTTGTTATTAATGGCAGTCTACGTACTTGGACTGATAGGTATAGGATTGTATTTTACCAAACGTCAGAAATCAGTAACTGACTTCTGGCTTGCCGGCCGTAAGATCGGTTCATTGGGTATTGGTTTTTCAGCAGCATCTTCGTGGATGACTGCAGGTGGTATATTAGCAGTTATTGGTCTTTACATGGTGCTTGGAATGGGTTCCATCTGGAGTTTTGTAGCTCCGAATATCCTGGCACTGCTGCTTATCGCCTTGCTTGTGGGAAAAATAAAGCACCTGCCTGCAATCACACAGCCAGAACTGCTGGAACAGAGGTTCAGCAGTACCCTGCGTGGTCCTGTTGCAATAATCATCGCAATCGTTATGGCCCTTTTCGCAGTTGCTGATATCAAGGGTTTCTCACTTGTACTTAGCATTTTCTTCGGTCTGGAACCTATCTACGCTGCAGCAATCGTGGCACTTGCCATTTCCGTGTATGTGACCCTTGGAGGTTTCTCAGCGGTAATATGGACCGATGTCGTGCAGTTTGTAATGCTTGCGACCTTCTCACTCATAATTGCTCTTGTAGTTGTTAATGCAGCTACAACAGGTTCTGCTGATGTTCCTGCTATAAGTTCATCCGAGCTTTTCGGTGACGTTTCTCCAGGATGGTGGAATCCGTTCATAGTTGGTGTTCCTGCTGTACTGATAGCTATCTTTGCCATCATACCAGGCTGGATCACAGAGCAGGACCCATGGCAGAGGATATGGGCTGCAAAGGATGAAAAATCCGCAAGGATCGGTATGGTGCTCGGTTCCTTACTTATCTTCCTTGTCTTCGGTGTTGCATGTACTGTTATCGCTATAAGTCTGAACCACATATATCCATCTATACCCGCTTCTTTTGCAGATATCGGAATGGGTGCAATGGCCGAGGCAGAACCTGCATTACTGGTCTACATAGTAAGCAACCTTTCACCAATAGCAATAGGTCTTTGTGCTGTTGGCCTTGCAGCAGCAGCAATGTCCTCAGCTGATACATTTGCAACATCAGGCGGTTCATGTCTCTCACGTGACATATACCAGAGATACATAAAACCTGACGCAACAATGAAGCAGATGATGACGATAAACAGGATCAGTGTATTGATTATCGTTGCACTGGCAACTGTGCTTTCGTTCTATATCAACAGTATCATCGATGTAATTCACATTGCAACCTTCATTGCCAGTGCATCATACTTCTTCCCGCTTATGGGCGGTTTGTACTGGAAACGTGCAACAAAGGAAGGTGCACTTGCAGGACTTGTTGTAGGTGCTATCGCACAGATAGGACTGACTGTTATTGATCTTGCAAACACCCCGGCATTCGCACCAGCATACCTGGATACAATTCACCCTGTGCTTTCAAACCACGGTGTCATTGTAGGAATGCTCCTTAGCGGAGTAGCCTTCTTCGGTGTATCCCTTGCAACAAAACCATCCAGTACTGTAAACCTGGCTCCTTTCTTTGCAGATGAAGCAGAGAAACTTGAGAAAGAGGTCATGGTAGTTGATGAAACCGATCCTGATTACAAGAAGCTTCTTACAACCATTGAAAAAGAAGTCACAGGCGACCGTGCAATTGTCAAATTGAATCTGGAGGCATCTGCAACTATCAACTGGGCTAAGTTCGTAAATGAGCTCAAATCCATCCACCCTTCCTGGGTAACACCAACAGGCAGAGATTCTGTCTACAGGCTGACAAAAGCTGATATGCTTGCATGTGTGTCACTTACAAGGGGAGATAACGAGAGGGAAATATGGTTTGCATCAGAACCACTGGCAGCTGACCTTGACCTGAGCACAAAGGAGTTCCTGGTTGCTTTCAAGCAGGTTTCAGAGGCACTCAGGAACATTGGCTTGCTGATGACCCTGCCAACCAGTGACAACTACTGAAATACATAAATCTGCTCTGGAGTAAAATCCAGAGCAACTGCTTTTTTAATTTTTAAATCTCATCCGGTGTGTTAAAAGAAGTCTGCTTTACATCTTTATTTACTTCGTATATATTAAAGACATATAATTTTCAGAAGCTATATCTATTCTGAATTGCATATATACTTCTGTGGTACATATGGAATTGAAAAACCCTATATTGAACATTGAAATGACTGAAGAGAACAGGGAAAAACTCCAATCTTTAAAGGATGGTTTTGAAGAACTGACTCCTGAAGAAAGGTTTGATGTTGTGGAACTTCAGAACATAATGCTTCAAAAAGTTTCCAATCATAATGAGATGTACGGAATGCCAAAAGGCAATCAGAAACCGGAGAGGGATGCAAATGAGATCATCTCAAACATGTCATCAAAGTCCCTTGATTATTCCCAGGCATGTATCAATTATTATGTTTCAAAGATCTCTTCTGTTATGAAGAAATAGAATCGGCACTTCGTGCTATTTCTTTTTGATTACTTTTTTCACATTTCATTTTTTCATTTTAGGGAGAATCCATACCTTTCATCACTCAAAACTTATAAGTGAAATACAGGACAACTATGCTGGCATGGCAGAGATTATCTTTG
This window contains:
- the nth gene encoding endonuclease III; translated protein: MTMQSPAPDNRENFNLIFEMLQDEYPNAEPMLHFNNPLELMVATILSAQCTDKQVNKVTQVLFKKYPSVEDFANASLDELGKDIYTTGFYHQKAKHIIGSAQLILTEFDGKVPNTMEDLLKLPGVGRKTANIVLARGFDIIEGIAVDTHVTRLSQKLGFTRNSDPKKIEIDLMSLAEKKDLENLSMTLILHGRNVCIARRPKCGVCVVNELCPSSEA
- the porB gene encoding pyruvate synthase subunit PorB, which codes for MKSLLAPGHRGCAGCCDAMAAKFALMGAGEDCIVINPTGCLEVMTTPFPETAWDVPWVHSLFENAAAVGSGVEAALKALGKKQNTKVLVMGGDGATLDIGMRSISGAFERGHDLTYVCIDNEAYMNTGVQRSGATPYNASTTTSPAGKVSFGNDRPKKNMPAIMVAHGAPYVATTSIGYPKDMINKVKKAVDIEGPTYIHAHAPCTTGWGFDTSKTVEVAKMAVQTGLWPLYEVEEGEVTKVRKIGKNVRPVEDYLKMQRRFSHLFKMEGGAEEIAKIQALADKNIEMYGL
- the porA gene encoding pyruvate synthase subunit PorA; translated protein: MAPENKLDKKKMVVVEGSYAVAHAAKVCRPNVISAYPITPQTHIVEDLSQFMADGEIPNCEYINVESEFSALSALVGASAAGARCYSATTSQGLELMHEVLFNISGMRLPVVMTIANRAVSAPISIWNDHQDAISQRDTGWLQLYAENTQEISDMTAQAYKISEDKDILMPSMVCMDGFILSHVYEPVVLLEQDLTDEFLPAFEPDFVLDPKNPMSFGAFADPNYYTEFRYLQEQAMQKSLKKIEDVANEFYDVYGRYYGGLIDEYRTDDAEVIIMAMGSIIGTIKDVIDKLRDRNVKVGLLKVRSFRPFPAEAIRNALKDAKVVVVLDKNISLGLNEGALFTETKSSLYNTKLDVPIVGYMIGHGGRDIKVDLIEKIVDEAQEVMKTGIKIESQFTDLKEELI
- the porD gene encoding pyruvate synthase subunit PorD produces the protein MKILPGGVCEAGTTRVNKTGGWRTFKPVYDYEKCIKCKLCELLCPDSSINPRDDGFFEFDYDFCKGCGICANECPKDAITMVLEEK
- a CDS encoding pyruvate ferredoxin oxidoreductase subunit gamma, translating into MKEIRIHGRGGQGSVTAAELLAVAAFADGKYSQAFPAFGVERRGAPVQAFTRINNEPIRLRSQIYEPDYVIVQDPTLLEVVDVASGLKEDGILIINSDFDADTFDIDTKAKIMTVNATKIALDIIGRPIVNTVLLGAFAGATGEIEPESIKEAVKERFPGKVGDRNAEAIQEAYNMMKEAKK
- the dusB gene encoding tRNA dihydrouridine synthase DusB, which codes for MKIADLKIPGNILLAPMSNVTNLPFRLMCRQYGASLTYSEMISADAVIYENKKTINRGISCEDERPLGIQIFGNSPEIMTTAALRIEEVYRPEIIDVNFGCPAKLLTKDGCGSALLKSPELIHEIVKELSDNLSTPVTAKIRILPDMDKTLEIAHLIESAGATAITVHGRTRQQQYSGKADHDYVRKIKQELSIPVIANGDIMDEISAQQTLEYTDCDAIMIGRAAMGNPFLFKRISHYLGTGEMLEYEECSQRVADIREYFGLLEEYELMHTVHIKAQAQWFTRGMRNGRHIRKSIDTAANIEEILQSLDEMCKHVE
- a CDS encoding AAA family ATPase, which codes for MTKILAFVGMPASGKSEASSVLRRKGITVINMGDVIREEVVRRGLEPTDANTGGVGTDLREKEGTDAVAIRCIPKIKAANEDFIGIDGVRSVAEVERFKEAFGDDFTLVSVDSPIELRFARVLARKRSDDMQDISALKIRDERELGWGMGEAMEIADIVVDNEGTLEEFREKIIGLLD
- a CDS encoding RNA-binding domain-containing protein encodes the protein MIHVEIYADVNPTESRDKVHSALSQIFPDTEFEFEELSQHSGRFSAKSDIYALKHLHYLIREEEIIDTSRTRLNVGLSEDEMSTSFIISKQVATVGRLNYPAQEETLGSINITVRADSVEEFERFYDWLTPPTEDGVPDFENDIKDV
- a CDS encoding sugar phosphate isomerase/epimerase family protein, which gives rise to MNIRNLSYSSRAAVEDPFNWAYSLEDMGYTGWEIVQEGSQCLNDENLAQVRDILETTDLTLTMHLPFSDMNMAGLNSGIHNEVMRQMKYYLEMASGLVELAVLHPGYLSPYGGQVPEKAWQVNIESIQQLCDFAVDRGILIAVENMPEIPKIFGKVPDEMLDILEQVDRDNVGMTLDVGHANTMGLVDEFVDKCFDHIKHMHIHDNHGTHDEHLPLGQGSIDWKKLMGSLSGYKGRLVTEMGSLDEGRQCIEFLNNL
- a CDS encoding ribbon-helix-helix domain-containing protein, with amino-acid sequence MPKVSVDIPQELLDDLNRHVGDNKKFITQADAIRAAIRKLLDQMDDIDRRHGRLEE